A single window of Salminus brasiliensis chromosome 18, fSalBra1.hap2, whole genome shotgun sequence DNA harbors:
- the myo7ab gene encoding unconventional myosin-VIIa isoform X1, protein MVILQQGDYVWLDPKTGQEFDVPLGAVVKLCDSGQIQVLDDEGHEHWISPQNATNIKPMHPTSIHGVEDMIQLGDLNEAGILRNLFIRYNDRVIYTYTGSILVAVNPYQLLPIYTADHIRLYSNKKIGEMPPHIFGIADNCYFNMQRNNKDQCCIISGESGAGKTESTKLILQFLAAISGQHSWIEQQVLEANPILEAFGNAKTIRNDNSSRFGKYIDIHFNKGGAIEGAKIEQYLLEKSRVCRQAPDERNYHIFYCMLRGMSSDQKTKLGLGLATDYNYLTMGNCTVCDGRDDMKEYSSILSAMKVLMFTDTENWEISKLLAAILHMGNLRFEARTFKHLDACVVVRSPDLAKAATLLEVDPQDVMTCLTTRTLITRGESVSTPLSVDQGLDVRDAFVKGIYGRLFVWIVDKINAAIFRTLCNEDNTIRRSIGLLDIFGFENFNINSFEQLCINFANENLQQFFVRHVFKLEQEEYNLERINWQHIEFTDNQDALDMIAIKPMNIISLIDEESKFPKGTDATMLSKLNSQHKLNVNYIPPKNSHETHFGIQHFAGVVQYETKGFLEKNRDSLHSDIIQLVHSSKNKFIKQIFQADVAMGVETRKRSPTLSSQFKRSLELLMRTLSVCQPFFVRCIKPNELKKPMLFDRGLCVRQLRYSGMMETIRIRRAGYPIRYTFAEFVDRYRVLMPGIKPAHKQEDLRGTCQRIAVSVLGRNDDWQIGKTKIFLKDHHDMQLEIERDKAITDKVILIQKAVRGMKDRANFLKTRSAVTLIQKMWRGYICRKNYRVMRTGFLRLQALCRSRKHYLAYRDSRTRIILLQGRCRAFLVRRMFWKRLNAICTIQAYTRGMIARRLCKCLRLERERRLEAERQRLAEEERLRNLMTARRARAEAERKHQEHLAQLALEQEERERAQREEARRKKELLEQMERARQEPVSDSDMVDKMFGFLGNSTSLPNLEGDAPAGFEDLEYVSKDYEDDSIDEALPLPNEEQEDLSEYKFAKFAATYFQGNTTQTYVRRPLKQPLLFHEDEGDQLAALAVWVTVLRFMGDMPEPKYQISVSDGSEKIPVMTKIYETLGKRTYKRELQALQGEEESSIIDSQKRNSVRHKLVSLTLKKKTKITEEFVHVVSFCVQVTRRLTDSDYSLQGNSMLEDRPTSNLEKLHFIIGNGILRPALRDEIYCQICKQLTQNPSKSSHARGWILLSLCVGCFAPSEKFVKYLRTFINSGPPGYAPYCEERLRRTFVNKTRTQPPSWLELQATKSKKPIMLPVTFMDGTTKTLLTDSATTAKELCNALSDKIGLKDRFGFSLYIALFDKVSSLGSGKDHVMDAVSQCEQYAKEQGAQERNAPWRLFFRKEIFTPWHNPAEDSVATNLIYQQIVRGVKFGEYRCDREEDLAELASQQYYIDYGAEILQDRLLSLIPSYIPDREISSSRTMDKWAQVIIATHKKGIYTQKKFDPQRVKEEVVDFARFKWPLLFSRFYEAFKFSGPSLPKNDVIVAVNWTGVYFVDEQEQVLLELSFPEITAVSSSRGGKLQGQSFTLATVKGDEYTFTSNNAEDIRELVVTFLDGLRKRSKFVVALVDSHNTAGHDSSFLSFSKGDLILLDEHTGEHVLTSGWAHGVNDRTKKRGDFPADSVYVLPTVTRPQYDIVALVTMSPDQRKDSVSLSQLNMMDSEEKVKPYTLEEFSFDHFRPPPKSTLSRVMITKGRGKDKMWCCSREPLKQPLLKKVLNHEELCQDACLAFIAILKYMGDYPSKRTRSVNELTDQIFEGALKAEPLKDEIFCQIMKQLTENHVKFSEEKGWELLWLCTGLFPPSNNLLPHVQKFLQSRKHHPLAPDCMQRLQKALRNGSRKYPPHLVEVEAIQHKTTQIFHKVYFPDDTDEAFEVESSTKAKDFCLNISGRMLLKSSEGFSLFVKISDKVISVPDGDFFFDFVRHLTDWIKKARPVKDGIVPSLTYQVYFMKKLWTNTVPGKDSMADSIFHYYQELPKYLRGYHKCTREEVFQLAALIYRVKFEEDKSEFINISKILKELVPQDQVRQLSSDDWKRSIVACFNKHAGKTQEEAKLMFLKIVYKWPTFGSAFFEVKQATDPNFPEVLLIAINKHGVSLIDPKTKDILMTHPFTKISNWSSGNTYFHITIGNLVRGSKLLCETSLGYKMDDLLTSYISQMLTTMTKQRSSRGQSK, encoded by the exons ATGGTCATTCTGCAACAG GGGGACTATGTCTGGTTGGATCCCAAGACAGGCCAGGAGTTTGACGTTCCACTTGGAGCTGTGGTCAAGCTCTGTGACTCGGGCCAGATCCAGGTTTTGGATGATGAGGGTCAT GAGCACTGGATCTCACCTCAGAATGCTACTAACATAAAGCCCATGCACCCCACCTCCATCCACGGTGTGGAGGACATGATTCAGCTGGGGGACCTGAACGAGGCAGGCATCCTCAGGAACCTCTTCATCCGCTACAATGACAGGGTCATATAT ACGTACACAGGTTCCATCCTGGTGGCAGTGAACCCCTACCAGCTGCTGCCCATCTACACGGCAGACCACATCCGCCTCTATAGCAATAAGAAGATTGGAGAAATGCCTCCGCACATCTTTGGTATTGCTGACAACTGCTACTTCAACATGCAGCGCAACAACAAGGACCAATGCTGCATCATCAG TGGTGAGTCTGGGGCGGGGAAGACTGAGAGCACCAAGCTGATCCTGCAGTTTCTAGCTGCTATCAGCGGACAGCACTCCTGGATCGAGCAGCAGGTTCTGGAAGCAAACCCTATTCTAGAAG CATTTGGCAACGCTAAGACCATCCGCAATGACAACTCCAGCCGATTTGGAAAATACATTGATATTCATTTCAACAAAGGAGGGGCCATTGAGGGTGCAAAGATAGAGCAGTACCTGCTGGAGAAGTCGAGGGTTTGCAGACAG GCTCCAGATGAGAGGAACTACCACATATTCTACTGCATGCTGCGTGGTATGAGTTCAGACCAGAAGACCAAGCTGGGACTCGGCCTGGCTACAGACTACAACTATTTAACCATG GGGAACTGCACAGTGTGTGACGGGCGGGATGATATGAAGGAGTACTCAAGCATCCTGTCAGCCATGAAGGTCCTGATGTTCACGGACACAGAGAACTGGGAGATCTCCAAGCTGCTGGCTGCCATCCTGCACATGGGCAACCTGCGCTTTGAGG CCCGCACGTTTAAACACCTGGACGCCTGTGTGGTGGTGCGCTCACCTGACCTGGCCAAAGCAGCAACTCTGCTGGag GTGGACCCTCAGGATGTAATGACATGCTTGACCACTCGCACCCTCATCACTCGAGGGGAGAGTGTGTCCACCCCTCTCAGTGTTGACCAGGGGCTTGATGTACGGGACGCTTTCGTTAAG ggaATATATGGGAGGTTGTTTGTGTGGATAGTGGACAAAATCAACGCTGCAATCTTCAGGACTCTGTGTAATGAGGACAACACTATCCGCAGGTCCATTGGGCTGCTTGATATCTTTGGCTTTGAGAATTTCAACATCAACAG CTTTGAGCAGCTCTGCATCAACTTTGCCAATGAGAATCTACAGCAGTTCTTTGTGCGGCACGTCTTCAAGCTGGAGCAGGAGGAGTACAACCTGGAGCGAATCAACTGGCAGCACATAGAGTTCACTGACAACCAGGATGCCCTGGACATGATTGCCATCAAACCCATGAACATCATCTCGCTCATCGATGAGGAGAGCAAGTTCCCCAAG GGAACTGATGCCACCATGCTGAGCAAACTGAATTCCCAGCACAAACTCAACGTCAACTACATCCCACCTAAGAACAGTCACGAGACCCATTTTGGAATTCAGCACTTCGCTGGTGTGGTTCAGTACGAAACTAAAG GTTTTCTagagaagaacagagacagtctccacagTGACATCATCCAGCTGGTGCACTCCTCCAAAAACAAGTTCATCAAGCAGATCTTCCAGGCTGACGTCGCTATG ggagtGGAGACTAGAAAGCGCTCTCCGACTCTGAGCAGTCAGTTTAAGCGTTCTCTGGAGCTGCTCATGCGGaccctgagtgtgtgtcagcCTTTCTTCGTGCGCTGCATCAAACCCAATGAACTCAAGAAGCCAATG TTGTTTGATCGAGGCCTGTGCGTACGGCAGCTGCGGTATTCCGGCATGATGGAGACCATACGAATTCGCAGAGCTGGATACCCTATTCGCTACACCTTTGCTGAATTTGTAGACCGTTACAGAGTCCTCATGCCTGGGATCAAACCAGCCCACAAACAG GAGGACCTTCGAGGTACATGCCAGAGAATAGCAGTGTCCGTCCTGGGGCGAAATGATGACTGGCAGATAGGGAAGACAAAGATCTTCCTCAAG GATCACCATGACATGCAGCTGGAGATTGAGAGGGATAAGGCCATCACAGACAAGGTCATCCTCATCCAGAAAGCAGTGCGTGGAATGAAAGACAG GGCCAACTTCCTGAAGACTAGGAGCGCTGTGACTCTGATCCAGAAAATGTGGAGAGGCTATATCTGTAGAAAGAATTACAGAGTG ATGCGTACAGGTTTCTTGCGACTGCAGGCTCTGTGCCGCTCCCGAAAGCATTACCTGGCGTACCGAGATTCCAGGACACGCATCATTCTGCTGCAGGGCCGCTGCCGAGCTTTCCTCGTCAGACGGATGTTCTGGAAGCGCTTAAATGCTATCTGCACGATCCAGGCCTACACCCGTGGCATGATCGCTCGCAGACTGTGCAAGTGCCTCAGACTAGAG CGGGAGCGCAGGCTGGAGGCCGAGCGGCAGCGTCTGGCTGAAGAAGAGAGGTTGAGGAATCTGATGACAGCGCGGCGCGCTCGGGCTGAGGCTGAGAGGAAGCATCAGGAACACCTGGCCCAGCTGGCTCTTGagcaggaggagagggagagggcacAGCGAGAGGAGGCGCGCAGGAAGAAGGAGCTGCTGGAGCAAATGGAGCGGGCCAGGCAGGAACCGGTCAGCGATTCAGACATGGTGGACAAGATGTTTGGCTTTCTGGGCAACTCCACCTCCCTGCCCAACCTGGAGGGGGATGCACCTGCAGGCTTTGAG GACCTAGAATATGTTTCCAAGGACTACGAAGATGACAGCATTGATGAGGCTCTTCCTCTTCCCAATGAAGAACAAGAGGATCTCTCAGAGTACAAGTTTGCAAAGTTTGCTGCAACCTACTTCCAGGGAAATACAACACAGACATATGTGCGCCGGCCGCTCAAACAGCCTCTGCTTTTCCATGAAGATGAAGGAGACCAGCTG GCTGCTCTGGCTGTGTGGGTGACTGTACTGAGGTTTATGGGAGACATGCCGGAGCCCAAATATCAGATCAGCGTCAGTGATGGCAGCGAGAAAATCCCAGTCATGACCAAGATCTACGAGACACTGGGCAAGAGAACCTACAAAAGAGAGCTGCAGGCCCtgcagggggaggaggag AGTTCCATCATTGACAGCCAGAAGAGGAACAGTGTCAGGCATAAACTGGTGTCTCTCACActgaagaagaaaacaaaaattaCAGAGGAG ttTGTACATGTTGTGTCCTTTTGTGTTCAGGTGACGCGGCGGCTGACTGATAGCGACTACAGTTTACAGGGAAACAGCATGCTGGAGGACCGGCCAACGTCCAACCTGGAGAAACTTCACTTTATCATTGGCAATGGCATTTTACGGCCTGCTCTGAG AGATGAAATCTACTGTCAGATTTGTAAACAGCTGACTCAGAACCCATCTAAAAGCAGCCATGCTCGTGGCTGGATCCTGCTCTCACTCTGCGTGGGCTGTTTCGCACCATCAGAGAAATTTGTCAAa TATCTGCGGACGTTCATCAACTCTGGGCCTCCAGGCTATGCCCCATACTGTGAGGAAAGACTGAGACGCACTTTTGTGAACAAGACAAGAACTCAGCCTCCCTCCTGGCTCGAGCTACAG GCCACTAAATCCAAGAAGCCCATTATGTTGCCAGTTACCTTCATGGACGGCACCACTAAGACACTGCTGACTGAttcagccaccactgccaaagAGCTCTGCAATGCTCTGTCGGACAAGATCGGTCTGAAGGACCGTTTCGGCTTCTCTCTGTACATCGCTCTATTTGATAAG GTATCATCTCTGGGCAGTGGAAAGGACCATGTAATGGATGCGGTATCTCAGTGTGAGCAATATGCCAAAGAGCAAGGGGCTCAAGAGCGTAACGCCCCCTGGAGGCTGTTCTTCAGGAAGGAAATCTTCACACCATGGCACAACCCTGCTGAGGATAGCGTGGCCACTAACCTTATCTACCAGCAGATTGTCCGTGGGGTCAAGTTTGGAGAGTACCGCTGTGACAGG GAGGAGGACTTAGCTGAACTGGCCTCTCAGCAGTATTATATAGACTATGGGGCTGAGATTCTACAGGACCGCTTGCTTAGCCTCATCCCCTCCTACATCCCTGACCGAGAGATCAGCTCCTCCAGAACCATGGACAAGTGGGCTCAGGTCATCATAGCAACTCACAAAAAG GGAATATACACACAGAAGAAGTTCGACCCACAGAGAGTAAAAGAGGAGGTGGTGGATTTTGCTCGGTTCAAGTGGCCTTTGCTTTTCTCGCGCTTCTATGAGGCCTTCAAGTTCTCAG GGCCCAGTCTGCCAAAGAATGATGTGATAGTTGCTGTGAACTGGACTGGAGTCTATTTTGTGGATGAACAGGAACAGGTCCTTCTGGAACTTTCTTTCCCTGAGATCACTGCAGTGTCCAGCAGCAG AGGAGGCAAGCTCCAGGGCCAAAGTTTCACTCTAGCCACAGTTAAAGGAGATGAATACACTTTCACCTCCAACAATGCAGAGGACATTCGCGAACTGGTTGTCACCTTCTTAGATGGCCTCCGTAAAAGATCTAAGTTTGTGGTGGCCCTCGTGGACAGCCACAACACTG CTGGGCACGACTCCTCGTTCCTGAGTTTCTCAAAGGGAGATTTGATCCTGCTGGACGAACACACAGGAGAGCATGTGCTGACCTCTGGCTGGGCCCACGGAGTCAATGACAGGACCAAAAAACGGGGAGACTTCCCAGCAGACAGTGTCTACGTGCTGCCCACCGTCACCAGGCCCCAGTATGATATTGTG GCTTTGGTAACTATGTCTCCAGACCAGCGGAAGGACTCTGTTAGTTTATCACAGCTAAACATGATGGACAGTGAGGAGAAAGTGAAGCCCTATACTTTGGAAGAGTTTTCCTTTGATCACTTCAG ACCTCCTCCTAAGAGCACTCTGAGCCGTGTGATGATTACTAAAGGCAGGGGAAAGGATAAGATGTGGTGCTGCTCCAGAGAACCTCTCAAGCAGCCTCTGCTGAAGAAGGTCCTTAACCATGAAGAGCTCTGTCAGGACGCCTGCTTGGCCTTCATAG CTATCTTGAAGTATATGGGTGACTACCCGTCCAAGAGAACTCGCTCAGTGAATGAACTGACTGATCAGATCTTCGAGGGAGCTCTGAAGGCTGAACCACTGAAGGACGAGATCTTCTGCCAGATCATGAAGCAACTCACTGAAAACCATGTGAA ATTCAGTGAGGAGAAGGGCTGGGAGCTGCTGTGGCTCTGCACTGGCCTCTTCCCCCCCAGTAACAACCTCCTGCCTCatgtgcagaagtttctgcAGTCCAGGAAGCACCATCCGTTGGCCCCAGACTGCATGCAGAGACTGCAGAAAGCCTTGAG AAACGGCTCTAGAAAGTATCCTCCTCACCTGGTGGAAGTGGAAGCCATCCAGCACAAGACCACACAGATCTTTCACAAAGTTTACTTCCCTGACGACACAGATGAG GCTTTTGAAGTGGAGTCAAGCACAAAGGCCAAAGACTTCTGTCTGAACATTTCTGGCAGAATGCTGCTCAAATCATCTGAGGGCTTCAGTCTGTTTGTCAAGATTTCTGACAAG GTCATCAGTGTGCCAGATGGAGATTTCTTTTTTGACTTTGTAAGACACCTCACTGACTGGATCAAAAAAGCCAGACCTGTAAAGGATG GTATAGTGCCTTCGCTGACGTATCAGGTGTATTTCATGAAGAAACTGTGGACCAATACTGTGCCAGGCAAAGACTCAATGGCTGACTCCATCTTTCACTACTACCAG GAGCTTCCTAAATACCTGCGTGGTTACCACAAGTGCACTCGGGAGGAGGTCTTCCAGCTGGCAGCTCTGATTTACCGAGTGAAGTTTGAGGAGGACAAATCCGAGTTCATCAACATCTCCAAGATACTGAAAGAGCTGGTCCCTCAAGATCAGGTCAGACAGCTCTCGTCTGATGACTGGAAACGG